In Strigops habroptila isolate Jane chromosome 14, bStrHab1.2.pri, whole genome shotgun sequence, one genomic interval encodes:
- the FADS6 gene encoding fatty acid desaturase 6 isoform X1 codes for MAHLHSPSSPSSPAPPFSKSLLYDTTGAQCCTGCAAAPQRPAPGEPPRRGWRRCRWRMGTQRGRGDSGSMARTGPALGDKNVTPKGALQQAGQHEETLMTELSELVQKVVKNSSWWERHGVDISILGCSFLLLPAGFLCLQSGRAIPFLAGVLTLGVVHHTLTVKGSHLASHNALTESKSWGKVWAIFFIELCSAFTVEQATYNHVKIHHGYTNVIGLGDSSTWKLPFLNRYVYMFIAPLAVPILTPLVALDLLRNVEWKAALRTLCCMFLGLYCHYWLLLHVSGFQSPWSALLCMLLTRSLLAHPYIHVNIFQHIGLPMFAADRKPKRIHLMSLGVLNLPRNVLLDWSFGHSLISCHVEHHLFPSLSDNMCLKIKPIVSQYLKQKKLPYNEDTYTSRLRLFLQRYEELMVHAPPITELVGIQ; via the exons GCATTCACCCTCCTCCCCgtcctcccctgctcctcccttcTCCAAATCGCTGCTGTACGACACCACCGGTGCGCAGTGCTGCACCGGCTGCGCGGCCGCCCCGCAACGGCCAGCACCGGGGGAGCCACCGCGCCGGGGCTGGC GGAGATGCCGCTGGAGGATGGGGACACAGCGAGGCAGAGGGGACAGTGGGTCAATGGCAAG GACAGGGCCAGCGCTGGGTGACAAGAACGTGACCCCCAAAGGGGCCTTGCAGCAAGCAGGGCAGCATGAGGAAACCCTGATGACTGAGCTCTCTGAGCTGGTGCAGAAGGTGGTGAAGAACAGCAGCTGGTGGGAACGGCACGGGGTGGACATCAGCATCCTCGGCTGcagcttcctcctgctgccgGCAG GGTTCCTGTGCCTGCAGTCAGGCCGGGCCATCCCTTTCCTGGCTGGTGTCCTCACCCTTGGCGTGGTGCATCACACCCTGACAGTGAAGGGCAGCCACCTGGCCAGCCACAATGCCTTGACCGAGTCCAAGTCCTGGGGCAAAGTGTGGGCCATCTTCTTCATTGAG ctctgctcagctttCACAGTCGAGCAGGCCACTTACAACCACGTGAAGATCCACCATGGTTACACCAATGTCATTGGCCTGGGGGACTCCAGCACCTGGAAGCTTCCTTTCCTGAACCGCTACGTCTACATGTTCATCGCGCCTCTCGCAGTGCCCATCTTAACCCCTCTAGTTGCACTTG ATTTGTTGAGGAACGTGGAGTGGAAAGCAGCTCTCCGGACTCTGTGCTGCATGTTTCTGGGTCTCTACTGCCATTACTGGCTGCTGCTCCACGTCTCGGGCTTCCAGTCGCCGTGGTCCGCGCTGCTCTGCATGCTGCTCACCCGCTCCCTCCTGGCCCATCCCTACATCCACGTCAACATATTCCAG CACATTGGGCTCCCCATGTTCGCGGCCGATCGGAAGCCCAAGCGGATCCACCTCATGAGCCTGGGTGTGCTCAACCTGCCCCGCAATGTGCTGCTCGACTGGTCCTTCGGCCACTCGCTCATCAGCTGCCATGTGGAGCATCACCTCTTCCCCAGCCTCTCCGACAACATGTGCCTCAAG ATCAAACCCATCGTCTCCCAGTACCTGAAGCAGAAGAAGCTGCCATACAATGAGGACACCTACACCTCCAGGCTCCGTCTCTTCCTCCAGAGATACGAGGAGCTGATGGTCCACGCTCCCCCCATAACGGAGCTGGTGGGCATCCAGTGA
- the FADS6 gene encoding fatty acid desaturase 6 isoform X3, giving the protein MPLEDGDTARQRGQWVNGKGALQQAGQHEETLMTELSELVQKVVKNSSWWERHGVDISILGCSFLLLPAGFLCLQSGRAIPFLAGVLTLGVVHHTLTVKGSHLASHNALTESKSWGKVWAIFFIELCSAFTVEQATYNHVKIHHGYTNVIGLGDSSTWKLPFLNRYVYMFIAPLAVPILTPLVALDLLRNVEWKAALRTLCCMFLGLYCHYWLLLHVSGFQSPWSALLCMLLTRSLLAHPYIHVNIFQHIGLPMFAADRKPKRIHLMSLGVLNLPRNVLLDWSFGHSLISCHVEHHLFPSLSDNMCLKIKPIVSQYLKQKKLPYNEDTYTSRLRLFLQRYEELMVHAPPITELVGIQ; this is encoded by the exons ATGCCGCTGGAGGATGGGGACACAGCGAGGCAGAGGGGACAGTGGGTCAATGGCAAGG GGGCCTTGCAGCAAGCAGGGCAGCATGAGGAAACCCTGATGACTGAGCTCTCTGAGCTGGTGCAGAAGGTGGTGAAGAACAGCAGCTGGTGGGAACGGCACGGGGTGGACATCAGCATCCTCGGCTGcagcttcctcctgctgccgGCAG GGTTCCTGTGCCTGCAGTCAGGCCGGGCCATCCCTTTCCTGGCTGGTGTCCTCACCCTTGGCGTGGTGCATCACACCCTGACAGTGAAGGGCAGCCACCTGGCCAGCCACAATGCCTTGACCGAGTCCAAGTCCTGGGGCAAAGTGTGGGCCATCTTCTTCATTGAG ctctgctcagctttCACAGTCGAGCAGGCCACTTACAACCACGTGAAGATCCACCATGGTTACACCAATGTCATTGGCCTGGGGGACTCCAGCACCTGGAAGCTTCCTTTCCTGAACCGCTACGTCTACATGTTCATCGCGCCTCTCGCAGTGCCCATCTTAACCCCTCTAGTTGCACTTG ATTTGTTGAGGAACGTGGAGTGGAAAGCAGCTCTCCGGACTCTGTGCTGCATGTTTCTGGGTCTCTACTGCCATTACTGGCTGCTGCTCCACGTCTCGGGCTTCCAGTCGCCGTGGTCCGCGCTGCTCTGCATGCTGCTCACCCGCTCCCTCCTGGCCCATCCCTACATCCACGTCAACATATTCCAG CACATTGGGCTCCCCATGTTCGCGGCCGATCGGAAGCCCAAGCGGATCCACCTCATGAGCCTGGGTGTGCTCAACCTGCCCCGCAATGTGCTGCTCGACTGGTCCTTCGGCCACTCGCTCATCAGCTGCCATGTGGAGCATCACCTCTTCCCCAGCCTCTCCGACAACATGTGCCTCAAG ATCAAACCCATCGTCTCCCAGTACCTGAAGCAGAAGAAGCTGCCATACAATGAGGACACCTACACCTCCAGGCTCCGTCTCTTCCTCCAGAGATACGAGGAGCTGATGGTCCACGCTCCCCCCATAACGGAGCTGGTGGGCATCCAGTGA
- the FADS6 gene encoding fatty acid desaturase 6 isoform X2, translating to MPLEDGDTARQRGQWVNGKGSGIPRLGETGDPLLQDMTAPDGSRTGPALGDKNVTPKGALQQAGQHEETLMTELSELVQKVVKNSSWWERHGVDISILGCSFLLLPAGFLCLQSGRAIPFLAGVLTLGVVHHTLTVKGSHLASHNALTESKSWGKVWAIFFIELCSAFTVEQATYNHVKIHHGYTNVIGLGDSSTWKLPFLNRYVYMFIAPLAVPILTPLVALDLLRNVEWKAALRTLCCMFLGLYCHYWLLLHVSGFQSPWSALLCMLLTRSLLAHPYIHVNIFQHIGLPMFAADRKPKRIHLMSLGVLNLPRNVLLDWSFGHSLISCHVEHHLFPSLSDNMCLKIKPIVSQYLKQKKLPYNEDTYTSRLRLFLQRYEELMVHAPPITELVGIQ from the exons ATGCCGCTGGAGGATGGGGACACAGCGAGGCAGAGGGGACAGTGGGTCAATGGCAAGGGCAGCGGTATCCCCCGGCTCGGGGAAACAGGGGACCCCCTGCTCCAGGACATGACAGCGCCCGATGGCAGCAGGACAGGGCCAGCGCTGGGTGACAAGAACGTGACCCCCAAAGGGGCCTTGCAGCAAGCAGGGCAGCATGAGGAAACCCTGATGACTGAGCTCTCTGAGCTGGTGCAGAAGGTGGTGAAGAACAGCAGCTGGTGGGAACGGCACGGGGTGGACATCAGCATCCTCGGCTGcagcttcctcctgctgccgGCAG GGTTCCTGTGCCTGCAGTCAGGCCGGGCCATCCCTTTCCTGGCTGGTGTCCTCACCCTTGGCGTGGTGCATCACACCCTGACAGTGAAGGGCAGCCACCTGGCCAGCCACAATGCCTTGACCGAGTCCAAGTCCTGGGGCAAAGTGTGGGCCATCTTCTTCATTGAG ctctgctcagctttCACAGTCGAGCAGGCCACTTACAACCACGTGAAGATCCACCATGGTTACACCAATGTCATTGGCCTGGGGGACTCCAGCACCTGGAAGCTTCCTTTCCTGAACCGCTACGTCTACATGTTCATCGCGCCTCTCGCAGTGCCCATCTTAACCCCTCTAGTTGCACTTG ATTTGTTGAGGAACGTGGAGTGGAAAGCAGCTCTCCGGACTCTGTGCTGCATGTTTCTGGGTCTCTACTGCCATTACTGGCTGCTGCTCCACGTCTCGGGCTTCCAGTCGCCGTGGTCCGCGCTGCTCTGCATGCTGCTCACCCGCTCCCTCCTGGCCCATCCCTACATCCACGTCAACATATTCCAG CACATTGGGCTCCCCATGTTCGCGGCCGATCGGAAGCCCAAGCGGATCCACCTCATGAGCCTGGGTGTGCTCAACCTGCCCCGCAATGTGCTGCTCGACTGGTCCTTCGGCCACTCGCTCATCAGCTGCCATGTGGAGCATCACCTCTTCCCCAGCCTCTCCGACAACATGTGCCTCAAG ATCAAACCCATCGTCTCCCAGTACCTGAAGCAGAAGAAGCTGCCATACAATGAGGACACCTACACCTCCAGGCTCCGTCTCTTCCTCCAGAGATACGAGGAGCTGATGGTCCACGCTCCCCCCATAACGGAGCTGGTGGGCATCCAGTGA